The Silvibacterium dinghuense DNA window TCTCGCGGCGCACGTGGTCGAAGGCCAGCACCTCGTCGAAGAACATGAGCGAGGCATCCGGCATGCCGAGATCGTCCTTCGCCTTTTCCGGCAGCTCCTCGATCTGCCGCACCACGTCATACGAAAAGAAGCCGACCGCGCCGGCGGTAAACGGCGGCAGCCCGGCGAGCTTCGCGGGCGTGTGGCCTTCCAGCTCCTGCTTCCAGAGCGAGAAGATATCGCCCTCGACCTTGCGCGTCTTGCCCTTCTCGGTGACCTCGACATGCGTGCCGCGCGAGACCAGCTTGCGGTACGGCCGGATGCCGATGAAGGTGTAGCGGCCCACGTTCTCGCCGCCCTCGACGGATTCGAGGATGAAGCACTCCGGCTCATCGGCCGCCAGGCGCAGAAAGGCCGAGACCGGCGTTTCCAGGTCGGCGGTGAGCGTGCGATAGAGCGGCACCAGGGTATGCGTTTTGGCAAGACGAAGGAATTCGGCGCGGGCGGGCAGGGCGGTCACGTCAGGCATGGCTATAAGCATGGTAACTGCTACGCGCAGGGCGGACCGCCTTCGGCCCCTGCTCCCGCTGGTCGCGAGCCGGGATCCCGGGAGCCCCACCCATGACACGCCGTCGGTCATGGGTGGGGCTCCGAAGAATCTTTAAGTAAGCCGAACTGGGTACCCCGCATCTCGATCAGCACGAGATGTAGAGCAGTCGTACAGAGCTATACTTCCGCAAGATGACGCTCTGCCCGTTGAAAAAGAGACCGCAGGCATCCGACGCAAACTACATTCCATCGTTGAGCCTCAGCGGAGAAGGATGTGTAGATTGAGCATGCGAGTAAGTTGTCCTGTCAGAAAAGTATGGCTATGGATGGGCGCGTTCATCTTGTTCCCGGGAGCGCTCCTCATAGCACAGAGCGGTTCGGGCGACACCACAAGTGCAGACCAGGCCGGACCGGCCTTTGAGGTGGCTACGATCCGCCAGGCGAATCGTGGGGACGGCCGCCACTGGTTCGGCACGAAACTGGATAACTCCGATCGCTTCCAGACTTCGGCCATGTCCTTGACCGGGCTGGTGTATGAGGCCTACATGATTCCGCCCGCGCAGAATAAGGTGGAGATCGATCACGGGGTTCCGGACTGGGTCAACTCGGTGGAATACGACATTACGGCAAAAATCGAAAACTCGTACATGAAGGACTGGGACAGGCTCTCCTATGAGCAACGGATGAACGTGATCCGGCCGATGCTGCAGGCACTTCTGGCCGAGCGCTTTCATCTCAGGCTCCGCACGGAAGACCGTATGACCCCGGTTTATGTATTAGTACAGGCCAAGGGCGGAGCACATGTAAAAGAAGTTTCAGCTCCCGAGCCAGTGAAGGGCGATGAAGAAGAAGCTCAGAAGCGCTGGGCCGATGAACACCCGAATGGCGTCTATCCCGGGGTGATCATGTGTACGGGCGAAAAATGCATCGCACATGCAGTGAAGATCAGCACCTCTATCGGGCAAATCTCGGCCAACGCGCACTCGGACCGCATGGTCATCGATGAGACAGGGTTGAAGGGCTACTATGACTTCTCGATTCCCTATCCTGACAAGGCAGACGAGTTTCCCATGCACACTGTAGAAGAGGCGCTAGGAATGAAGTTCGAGTCGCGTTCCGTGCCCATCCAGACTTACGTGATTGTTTCGGCAGAGAAACCGGCCATGGATGGGGTGGACAATCCGCCACCCACCCGCTAACAGCCTTTACGGACTCACCGTCACCAGCAGAGTTGCCACCCCGGGTGCCCCACGTCTCGCTTCTGAGACGTGGGAGGGATCGAATACCGGACTTGGAAGTCAGCGAAAGAAGCCCATGCCCTCCCGCCCAAGCGGAGCTTGGACGGGCACCCGTTTTGTCTCCTCTCCATAAATCTCCAATCGCGACCAGCGGGAGCAGGGGCCGCAGGCGATCCGCCCCACGCGCAGTGGCGGGAGCGGGTGCCGAAGGCAAAAGGCCTAGATGGCCAGTCCTACGACTTTCGCATCATCCTCGCTACCCCTTTTGGCTTACGCAAAGTCTTGCCGCTGGCCAAATTGGGAGCCTATACTCGGTGAGTTTGGCCGAATCCTGGATTTTTCTGGAGTGGTCAGGCACGCGCCGTTACGCTGGAGCAGGCGTCTATCTCTGGTGAGCGGCTTGTTTCCGGGCGCTGTTCTGCCGGCAACGGCGGCAGTGCAAGATCGGTCCTGAACTCCGGCCAGCACGATCTGCCGGCAGGTCCGGGTTAAGGCTCCTGAACCGGAGCCAAGGAGTAGCAATCGTTATGGCAACCATCTCGCTCGAGCAGGAAATCAACCCCTGGGAAGCACAAGCTGCTCGATTTGACTTCGCAGCACGCAAGCTCAACCTCGACGAAGGACTCTGGCGCGTCCTCCGCTATCCCTCGCGTGAAATCATCGTCCACTTTCCCGTCGCCATGGATGACGGCCGCATTGAAATGTTCACCGGCTTCCGCGTCCTCCATTCGCAGGCCCGCGGGCCGGGCAAGGGCGGCATCCGCTACGCGCCGGACGTTTCCCTCGACGAGGTGCGCGCGCTCGCCAGCTGGATGACGTGGAAGTGCGCTGTGGTCAACATCCCCTTCGGCGGAGCCAAGGGCGGCGTAATCTGCGATCCGCGCAAGATGTCCCAGGGCGAGCTGGAGCGCATGACGCGCCGCTACACCGCCGAGATCATCGAATTCATCGGGCCGGAAAAGGACGTTCCCGCGCCGGACATGAACACCAACGAGCAGACGATGGCCTGGATCATGGACACCTACTCCATGCACATGCGCCAGACCGTCACCAGCGTGGTCACCGGCAAGCCCCTGAACATCGGCGGCTCGCGCGGACGCCGCGAGGCCACCGGCCGCGGCATCAGCGTCGCCTGCGACGAGGCGCTCAAGCATCTCCACATCCAGCGCGACGGATGCCGGGTCATCATCCAGGGCTTCGGCAACGTAGGCTCGAACGCGGCCCGGCTCATGCAGGACAAGGGCTACAAGATCATCGGCATCGCCGAGTATGACGGCGGACTCTACAACCCCAATGGCATCGATGTCTGCGCGCTCAGCGACTACCGCCAGCGCAACGGCTCGGTGCTCGGCTTCAAGGGCGCCGAGGCCTACGACTCGAACGACCTGATCACCGCCGAATGCGACATCCTCGTACCCGCGGCCACCGAGAACGTCATCACCAGCCGCAACGCCGAGCAGATCCGCGCACGCATTGTCTGCGAAGGCGCCAACGGCCCCACCA harbors:
- a CDS encoding TIGR03435 family protein → MGAFILFPGALLIAQSGSGDTTSADQAGPAFEVATIRQANRGDGRHWFGTKLDNSDRFQTSAMSLTGLVYEAYMIPPAQNKVEIDHGVPDWVNSVEYDITAKIENSYMKDWDRLSYEQRMNVIRPMLQALLAERFHLRLRTEDRMTPVYVLVQAKGGAHVKEVSAPEPVKGDEEEAQKRWADEHPNGVYPGVIMCTGEKCIAHAVKISTSIGQISANAHSDRMVIDETGLKGYYDFSIPYPDKADEFPMHTVEEALGMKFESRSVPIQTYVIVSAEKPAMDGVDNPPPTR
- a CDS encoding Glu/Leu/Phe/Val family dehydrogenase, yielding MATISLEQEINPWEAQAARFDFAARKLNLDEGLWRVLRYPSREIIVHFPVAMDDGRIEMFTGFRVLHSQARGPGKGGIRYAPDVSLDEVRALASWMTWKCAVVNIPFGGAKGGVICDPRKMSQGELERMTRRYTAEIIEFIGPEKDVPAPDMNTNEQTMAWIMDTYSMHMRQTVTSVVTGKPLNIGGSRGRREATGRGISVACDEALKHLHIQRDGCRVIIQGFGNVGSNAARLMQDKGYKIIGIAEYDGGLYNPNGIDVCALSDYRQRNGSVLGFKGAEAYDSNDLITAECDILVPAATENVITSRNAEQIRARIVCEGANGPTTAVADEILADKRIFVIPDILANAGGVTASYFEWVQDRQGYFWKEADVNQRLESILTESFDDVVRYSEAHDVNNRIAAYMLAIDRVAFTIKQRGIYA